A section of the Salinisphaera sp. T31B1 genome encodes:
- a CDS encoding DUF4396 domain-containing protein, with protein MSIALIAWVSIGLGVATAAAIALDVRAHPQPMGIMNITWPITGLYFPVVGWWLYVAMGRPDAMASHGSHDSGTNEGGGNHGHHHASKPKWQSVFVGVTHCGGGCTLGDSVAAPIVAAIGLTVFGSELIGHFVGAFIGAYLFGLLFQIVPTMQMGESSLGRAFVNAVKADTLSLIAFEIGMFGWLAIAFKLILPEMPAVATPVYWFMMQIAMMIGFATAYPANWWLIDRGIKHGM; from the coding sequence ATGTCTATCGCGCTCATCGCCTGGGTCTCGATCGGGCTCGGCGTGGCCACCGCAGCCGCGATCGCGCTCGACGTTCGTGCCCACCCGCAGCCCATGGGCATCATGAATATCACCTGGCCGATCACCGGCCTGTATTTTCCGGTCGTCGGCTGGTGGCTGTATGTCGCCATGGGACGCCCGGACGCCATGGCCAGCCACGGCAGTCACGATTCGGGCACGAACGAGGGCGGCGGCAACCATGGTCATCACCATGCATCGAAGCCCAAATGGCAGAGCGTGTTCGTCGGTGTGACCCACTGCGGTGGCGGCTGTACGCTCGGGGACTCCGTCGCGGCACCGATCGTAGCCGCCATCGGCTTGACGGTCTTCGGATCGGAGCTGATCGGACATTTCGTGGGCGCGTTCATCGGCGCCTATCTGTTCGGATTGCTGTTCCAGATCGTGCCGACGATGCAGATGGGCGAGTCCAGCCTGGGTCGGGCATTCGTCAACGCCGTCAAGGCCGATACGCTGTCCCTGATCGCTTTCGAGATCGGTATGTTCGGCTGGCTGGCCATCGCCTTCAAGCTGATTCTGCCGGAAATGCCCGCCGTCGCCACGCCGGTGTACTGGTTCATGATGCAGATCGCGATGATGATCGGATTCGCCACCGCTTACCCGGCCAACTGGTGGCTCATTGATCGCGGTATCAAGCACGGCATGTAG
- a CDS encoding Lrp/AsnC family transcriptional regulator — protein sequence MPKPTPDSIDLKILRALQDDAKLTNVELATRVHLSPSPCLTRVRALEASGHIRRYVALVDPRRVGLGVSVFIQVRLEKQVETSLQRFEAAMNAYPEVMECYLMTGASDYLLRVVVEDVDALERFIVDELSQLAGIANIQSSFALKQVKYKTALPL from the coding sequence ATGCCGAAACCAACGCCTGACTCCATTGATCTTAAGATCCTGCGTGCGTTGCAGGATGATGCCAAGCTCACCAATGTCGAGCTGGCCACGCGCGTGCATCTATCGCCTTCACCTTGTCTGACCCGCGTCCGCGCGCTCGAGGCCAGCGGCCATATCCGCCGGTATGTGGCGCTGGTCGATCCGCGTCGGGTGGGGCTGGGCGTGAGCGTGTTCATCCAGGTTCGCCTGGAGAAGCAGGTGGAAACCTCGCTGCAGCGTTTCGAAGCGGCCATGAATGCCTATCCGGAAGTCATGGAGTGCTATCTGATGACCGGCGCCTCGGACTATCTGCTGCGCGTCGTGGTCGAGGACGTTGACGCGCTGGAACGCTTCATCGTCGATGAGCTCTCACAGCTGGCCGGTATCGCCAACATTCAGTCGAGTTTCGCGCTCAAACAGGTCAAGTACAAGACGGCTCTGCCGCTGTAA
- a CDS encoding cation transporter, with amino-acid sequence MTTIHIQGMSCQHCVKAVDQALASVAGVERVVRVDLDAGLAQVEGSAETAELIAAVEDEGYQASAA; translated from the coding sequence ATGACTACGATCCATATTCAGGGCATGAGCTGTCAGCATTGCGTGAAAGCGGTGGACCAGGCGCTCGCCAGTGTGGCCGGCGTAGAGCGGGTCGTACGGGTCGATCTCGATGCGGGGCTGGCCCAGGTCGAAGGCAGTGCCGAAACCGCTGAGCTGATCGCCGCCGTCGAAGACGAGGGTTATCAGGCGAGCGCCGCGTAA
- a CDS encoding metal-sensitive transcriptional regulator, translating to MAADEPRPCEHLAIDGAIRDDARARLRSIRGHVDGILRMLDRDDVYCVDALKQIKAVNGALAKTGDLILRGHLKHHVTTAHERGDEDAIVAELMDVLKYR from the coding sequence ATGGCAGCAGACGAACCGCGGCCCTGCGAACATCTGGCGATCGACGGCGCGATCCGTGACGACGCACGCGCCCGACTGCGCTCGATTCGCGGCCATGTCGACGGCATTCTGCGGATGCTCGATCGCGACGATGTGTACTGCGTGGACGCGCTCAAACAGATCAAGGCGGTCAACGGCGCGTTGGCCAAGACGGGCGATCTGATACTGCGCGGACATCTCAAGCACCATGTGACCACGGCCCACGAACGCGGCGACGAAGACGCGATCGTGGCCGAGCTCATGGACGTTCTCAAATACCGCTGA
- a CDS encoding PEP-CTERM sorting domain-containing protein produces the protein MLALNYRTYHDGRACSRWLIAAALLLVLAQGTASAAVIPISAANFSPSAFAIGFNEVPLGTANPVYDAPPGLPTTATVSFGGYFLGQTLGTSAQCGGQAGCLIGNPGSELTLDPDASSVFTTLDLASSNNPVLSGDPLFTGSISVLFGQDQAGVGFMAGFADSIGANRFTAFDRNGNILGTIDNQSLGYSLLALGNDDGTENIAGVQLTLTNLLDTGVAAESLFFGGADQLDIEPGSNVDVPEPAGLGLACFMLGLIGFTLRRRRPMSPHRIG, from the coding sequence ATGCTAGCTTTGAACTATCGGACATATCACGACGGCCGCGCTTGTAGCCGCTGGCTGATCGCCGCCGCCCTGCTCCTCGTGCTGGCCCAAGGGACAGCCAGTGCGGCCGTAATACCTATTTCCGCGGCGAATTTCAGCCCTAGCGCGTTCGCGATCGGCTTCAACGAAGTACCGCTGGGCACGGCCAATCCGGTGTACGACGCACCGCCCGGCCTACCGACCACGGCGACCGTGAGCTTCGGCGGTTATTTTCTTGGCCAGACACTGGGCACGAGCGCGCAATGCGGTGGACAGGCGGGGTGCTTGATCGGTAACCCGGGCAGCGAGCTCACTCTGGATCCGGACGCTTCGAGCGTATTCACCACCCTCGATCTTGCTTCCAGCAACAACCCGGTACTATCGGGCGATCCGCTGTTCACTGGCTCCATATCGGTCCTGTTCGGACAGGATCAGGCCGGCGTCGGCTTCATGGCAGGCTTCGCCGATTCCATCGGGGCCAACCGGTTCACCGCGTTCGACCGCAACGGCAATATTCTCGGCACGATCGACAACCAGTCGCTGGGTTATAGTCTGCTCGCACTGGGCAACGACGACGGCACCGAGAACATCGCCGGCGTGCAGCTCACGCTTACCAACCTGTTGGACACCGGCGTGGCGGCAGAAAGCCTCTTCTTCGGCGGCGCCGACCAGCTCGACATCGAACCCGGCAGTAATGTCGATGTGCCCGAACCGGCCGGGCTCGGTCTGGCCTGCTTCATGCTCGGGCTTATCGGCTTCACACTGCGCCGCCGCCGGCCGATGTCACCACATCGCATCGGCTGA
- the mdeB gene encoding alpha-ketoglutarate dehydrogenase, whose amino-acid sequence MADRSNPQSSAASADEAADIDALETDEWLDALAGVLANDGPERVRFLLRRLTAAARDEGISPDAAPYSAYRNTIGVERQGHYPGDLAIEMRLTAIQRWNALAMVVRANKAFGELGGHIASYAAAAELFEVGFNHFFKGVDAPGGGDLVYFQPHSAPGVYARAYLEGRLSEDELAHFRQETGGHGLSSYPHPWLMPEFWQFPTGSMGIGPINAVYQARFMRYLAARGLAEPGERHVWGIFGDGEMDEPESIGGLTLAAREGLDNLTFVVNCNLQRLDGPVRGNGQIIPELESLFRGAGWNVIKVLWGSDWDALFARDTHHALLRAFAATVDGKYQTLGANDGSYNLVHFFNQDPELAALVEHMTDAEIDGLTRGGHDLRKLHAAFATARTHTGAPTVILAKTKKGFGMGGAGESRMTAHQTKKLDLEALRAFRERFELPLSDDDLAELRFYKPAEDSAEMRYLRTRRDALGGALPARRTQAETVPVPELADYAGFALEADGKPMSTTMALVRLIRGLLRDRTLGPRLVPIVADEARTFGLDSLFGQIGIYSPVGQRYEPEDAGSVLYYNESQDGQILEEGITEAGALSSWIAAGTSYSVHGLAMLPFYIYYSMFGFQRVGDLIWAAADQRTRGFLVGGTAGRTTLSGEGLQHQDGFSHVVAAGVPNCRAYDPGFAYELAVIVDHGMQRMLVDQADEFYYLTVMNAKDEQPSMPPGVEDDIIRGLYRFDTAFAESPRARVRLVGSGSILHEVRAAAALLAADWQITTEIWSATSFAELARQAREIERWNRHHPDQAQRVSHVAGCFDDATPVIAATDYVQAYPQLIAAYIGSPYSTLGTDGFGRSDTRAAVRRFFEVDRYQIVLSALSALAREGTIDPVLPGQAIAGYRIDTDTPAPWMS is encoded by the coding sequence ATGGCCGACCGTTCGAACCCACAATCTTCCGCCGCCTCCGCCGACGAGGCGGCCGATATCGACGCGCTCGAGACGGATGAATGGCTGGACGCGCTGGCCGGCGTACTTGCCAACGACGGTCCCGAGCGCGTGCGTTTTCTGTTACGCCGGTTGACCGCGGCCGCCCGTGATGAAGGTATTTCTCCGGATGCCGCGCCCTATTCGGCCTATCGGAATACCATTGGCGTCGAGCGCCAGGGACATTATCCGGGCGATCTCGCGATAGAGATGCGTCTGACCGCCATCCAACGCTGGAACGCGTTGGCCATGGTGGTACGCGCGAACAAGGCGTTCGGCGAACTCGGCGGACATATCGCCAGCTATGCCGCGGCCGCCGAGCTGTTCGAGGTGGGCTTCAACCATTTCTTCAAAGGCGTGGATGCCCCGGGCGGCGGGGATCTGGTCTATTTCCAGCCGCACTCCGCGCCCGGCGTCTATGCCCGGGCCTATCTGGAGGGCCGACTGAGCGAGGACGAACTCGCCCATTTTCGTCAGGAGACCGGCGGGCACGGACTGAGTTCGTATCCGCACCCGTGGCTGATGCCTGAATTCTGGCAGTTCCCCACCGGCTCCATGGGCATCGGCCCGATCAATGCCGTCTACCAGGCGCGGTTCATGCGCTATCTCGCCGCGCGCGGGCTCGCCGAGCCAGGCGAGCGCCATGTATGGGGCATATTCGGCGATGGCGAAATGGACGAACCGGAGTCGATCGGTGGCCTGACGCTCGCTGCACGCGAAGGCCTCGACAACCTCACTTTCGTGGTCAACTGCAATCTACAACGCCTGGACGGGCCGGTACGCGGCAACGGTCAGATCATCCCTGAGCTCGAATCGCTGTTCCGTGGCGCAGGGTGGAACGTGATCAAGGTGCTATGGGGCTCGGACTGGGACGCGCTGTTCGCGCGCGATACCCACCACGCCCTGTTACGTGCGTTCGCGGCCACGGTCGACGGCAAGTACCAGACCCTCGGCGCGAACGACGGCTCGTACAATCTCGTCCATTTCTTCAACCAGGACCCTGAACTCGCTGCTCTGGTCGAACACATGACCGATGCCGAAATCGACGGCCTGACCCGCGGCGGCCATGATCTGCGCAAGCTCCATGCCGCATTCGCGACCGCGCGGACACACACCGGCGCGCCGACCGTGATTCTGGCCAAGACCAAGAAAGGCTTCGGCATGGGGGGCGCGGGCGAGTCGCGCATGACCGCCCATCAGACCAAGAAGCTGGACCTGGAAGCGCTACGGGCCTTTCGCGAACGTTTCGAACTGCCGCTGTCCGACGACGATCTTGCTGAGTTGCGATTCTACAAGCCGGCCGAGGACAGCGCCGAGATGCGCTACCTGCGCACGCGTCGCGACGCACTCGGCGGTGCGCTGCCGGCGCGCCGCACGCAAGCCGAGACCGTGCCCGTACCTGAGCTGGCCGACTATGCCGGGTTTGCACTGGAGGCCGACGGCAAGCCGATGTCGACCACGATGGCCCTGGTGCGCCTGATCCGCGGCCTGTTGCGTGATCGAACGCTGGGACCGCGGCTGGTGCCGATCGTCGCCGACGAAGCCCGCACCTTCGGCCTGGATAGCCTGTTCGGCCAGATCGGAATCTATTCGCCCGTCGGCCAGCGCTACGAACCCGAGGACGCCGGTTCGGTGCTTTACTATAACGAGTCGCAGGACGGCCAGATTCTCGAGGAAGGCATCACCGAGGCTGGCGCGCTGTCGTCGTGGATCGCCGCCGGCACGTCCTATTCGGTGCACGGTCTGGCGATGCTGCCGTTTTATATCTACTACTCGATGTTCGGTTTTCAGCGCGTGGGCGATCTGATCTGGGCCGCAGCCGATCAGCGCACGCGGGGTTTTCTGGTCGGTGGTACCGCCGGCCGTACGACCCTGTCCGGCGAGGGTCTGCAACATCAGGACGGTTTCAGCCACGTCGTGGCTGCCGGCGTGCCCAACTGCCGTGCCTACGACCCGGGCTTCGCCTACGAGCTGGCGGTGATCGTCGATCATGGCATGCAGCGGATGCTCGTCGATCAGGCCGACGAGTTCTATTACCTGACCGTGATGAACGCCAAGGACGAACAGCCGTCCATGCCGCCCGGCGTCGAGGATGACATCATTCGTGGGCTGTACCGTTTCGATACCGCGTTCGCCGAGAGCCCGCGTGCACGGGTGCGCCTGGTCGGCTCCGGTTCGATCCTGCATGAAGTGCGCGCCGCCGCCGCCCTGCTCGCCGCCGACTGGCAGATCACCACTGAAATCTGGAGCGCGACCAGTTTCGCCGAACTGGCTCGCCAGGCGCGCGAGATCGAGCGCTGGAACCGACATCACCCCGATCAGGCCCAACGGGTCAGCCATGTTGCCGGCTGTTTCGATGACGCGACGCCGGTGATTGCGGCGACCGACTATGTCCAGGCTTACCCGCAGCTGATTGCCGCCTATATCGGCTCGCCGTATAGCACACTCGGAACAGATGGCTTCGGCCGCAGCGACACACGTGCCGCTGTCCGGCGGTTCTTCGAAGTCGACCGGTATCAGATCGTTCTGTCGGCGCTGTCCGCGCTTGCACGCGAGGGCACGATCGACCCTGTCCTGCCCGGCCAGGCAATCGCCGGCTACCGGATCGATACCGATACACCCGCGCCCTGGATGAGCTGA